A single region of the Mustela lutreola isolate mMusLut2 chromosome 2, mMusLut2.pri, whole genome shotgun sequence genome encodes:
- the GLYCTK gene encoding glycerate kinase isoform X1, giving the protein MAVVLQVLPCVARALLRPLLMGSPVVRLASGMALAEQAQQLFESTVGAVLPGPMLQRALCLDPSSGLLKVRDRSFQLRHNLYLVGFGKAVLGMAAAAEELLGQHLVQGVISVPKGIRAAMEHAGKQEMLLKPHSCVQVFEGAEDNLPDRDALRAAVAIRQLAEGLTADDLLLVLISGGGSALLPAPIPPVTLEEKQTLTKLLAARGANIQELNTIRKALSQLKGGGLAQAAYPAQVVSLILSDVVGDPVEVIASGPTVASVHSVQDCLHILNHYGLRAALPRSVKTVLAQSDSDPHGPHSCGHVLNVIIGSNALALAEAQRQAEALGYRAVVLSAAIQGDVKSVARFYGLLTRVAGAHLTPPVTGASVEEEAQLWELAAELHLPDLQLKEALEAVVEAGGPVCLLAGGEPTVQLQGSGKGGRNQELALRVGAELGQRPLGPLEVLFLSGGTDGQDGPTEAAGAWVVPELASQAAAEGLDVAAFLSRNDSHTFFRCFRGGAHLLHSGLTGTNVMDAHLLFLRPR; this is encoded by the exons ATGGCTGTGGTCCTGCAGGTACTGCCCTGCGTGGCCCGAGCCCTCTTACGTCCGCTCCTCATGGGGAGCCCGGTGGTCCGGCTGGCCAGCGGCATGGCCCTGGCAGAGCAGGCACAGCAGCTCTTCGAGAGCACTGTGGGGGCTGTGCTTCCAGGCCCCATGCTGCAACGGGCACTGTGCTTGGATCCTAGCAGTGGGCTGCTGAAGGTGCGGGATCGGAGCTTTCAGCTGCGTCACAACCTCTACCTGGTGGGCTTTGGCAAGGCTGTGCTGGGCATGGCAGCTGCAGCTGAGGAGCTCCTGGGCCAGCATCTCGTGCAGGGTGTGATCAGCGTGCCCAAGGGGATTCGTGCTGCCATGGAGCATGCTGGCAAGCA ggAGATGCTGCTGAAGCCACACAGCTGTGTCCAGGTATTTGAGGGTGCAGAGGACAACCTGCCAGACCGAGATGCACTTCGGGCTGCAGTGGCCATCCGGCAGCTGGCTGAAGGTCTCACAGCTGACGATCTCCTGCTTGTACTCATCTCAG GTGGGGGCTCAGCCTTGCTCCCTGCCCCTATTCCGCCTGTGACACTGGAAGAAAAGCAGACACTCACCAAGCTGCTGGCAGCCCGTGGAGCCAACATCCAGGAGCTGAACACCATCCGGAAGGCCTTGTCCCAGCTCAAGGGTGGGGGGCTGGCTCAGGCTGCCTACCCTGCCCAG GTGGTGAGCCTGATTTTGTCAGACGTGGTGGGGGACCCAGTGGAGGTGATCGCCAGCGGCCCCACCGTGGCCAGCGTCCACAGCGTGCAAGACTGCCTGCACATCCTCAATCACTACGGCCTTCGAGCTGCCCTGCCCCGTTCCGTGAAGACTGTGTTGGCTCAGTCTGACTCTGACCCTCACGGGCCGCACAGCTGTGGTCACGTGCTCAACGTGATCATTGGCTCAAATGCGCTGGCCCTGGCTGAGGCCCAGCGGCAGGCCGAGGCACTGGGGTACAGGGCGGTGGTGCTGAGCGCAGCCATACAGGGTGACGTGAAAAGTGTGGCCCGGTTCTACGGGTTGCTCACCCGAGTGGCCGGAGCCCACCTCACCCCGCCTGTGACTGGGGCCTCCGTGGAGGAGGAGGCACAACTCTGGGAGCTGGCAGCTGAGCTCCATCTCCCAGACCTGCAGCTCAAGGAGGCCCTGGAGGCCGTGGTGGAGGCTGGGGGCCCTGTCTGCCTGTTGGCTGGTGGTGAGCCCACCGTGCAGTTGCAGGGCTCAGGAAAGGGTGGCCGGAACCAGGAACTGGCTCTGCGTGTCGGAGCAGAGCTGGGACAACGGCCACTGGGGCCTCTGGAGGTGCTGTTTTTGAGTGGTGGCACCGATGGACAGGATGGGCCCACAGAGGCAGCTGGGGCCTGGGTCGTGCCTGAGCTTGCCAGCCAGGCTGCTGCTGAGGGCCTGGACGTGGCTGCCTTCCTATCCCGCAATGACTCTCATACCTTCTTCCGCTGCTTCCGAGGCGGGGCGCACCTGCTGCACTCGGGGCTGACTGGGACCAATGTCATGGATGCCCACCTCCTGTTCCTGCGGCCGCGGTGA
- the GLYCTK gene encoding glycerate kinase isoform X2 → MAVVLQVLPCVARALLRPLLMGSPVVRLASGMALAEQAQQLFESTVGAVLPGPMLQRALCLDPSSGLLKVRDRSFQLRHNLYLVGFGKAVLGMAAAAEELLGQHLVQGVISVPKGIRAAMEHAGKQEMLLKPHSCVQVFEGAEDNLPDRDALRAAVAIRQLAEGGGSALLPAPIPPVTLEEKQTLTKLLAARGANIQELNTIRKALSQLKGGGLAQAAYPAQVVSLILSDVVGDPVEVIASGPTVASVHSVQDCLHILNHYGLRAALPRSVKTVLAQSDSDPHGPHSCGHVLNVIIGSNALALAEAQRQAEALGYRAVVLSAAIQGDVKSVARFYGLLTRVAGAHLTPPVTGASVEEEAQLWELAAELHLPDLQLKEALEAVVEAGGPVCLLAGGEPTVQLQGSGKGGRNQELALRVGAELGQRPLGPLEVLFLSGGTDGQDGPTEAAGAWVVPELASQAAAEGLDVAAFLSRNDSHTFFRCFRGGAHLLHSGLTGTNVMDAHLLFLRPR, encoded by the exons ATGGCTGTGGTCCTGCAGGTACTGCCCTGCGTGGCCCGAGCCCTCTTACGTCCGCTCCTCATGGGGAGCCCGGTGGTCCGGCTGGCCAGCGGCATGGCCCTGGCAGAGCAGGCACAGCAGCTCTTCGAGAGCACTGTGGGGGCTGTGCTTCCAGGCCCCATGCTGCAACGGGCACTGTGCTTGGATCCTAGCAGTGGGCTGCTGAAGGTGCGGGATCGGAGCTTTCAGCTGCGTCACAACCTCTACCTGGTGGGCTTTGGCAAGGCTGTGCTGGGCATGGCAGCTGCAGCTGAGGAGCTCCTGGGCCAGCATCTCGTGCAGGGTGTGATCAGCGTGCCCAAGGGGATTCGTGCTGCCATGGAGCATGCTGGCAAGCA ggAGATGCTGCTGAAGCCACACAGCTGTGTCCAGGTATTTGAGGGTGCAGAGGACAACCTGCCAGACCGAGATGCACTTCGGGCTGCAGTGGCCATCCGGCAGCTGGCTGAAG GTGGGGGCTCAGCCTTGCTCCCTGCCCCTATTCCGCCTGTGACACTGGAAGAAAAGCAGACACTCACCAAGCTGCTGGCAGCCCGTGGAGCCAACATCCAGGAGCTGAACACCATCCGGAAGGCCTTGTCCCAGCTCAAGGGTGGGGGGCTGGCTCAGGCTGCCTACCCTGCCCAG GTGGTGAGCCTGATTTTGTCAGACGTGGTGGGGGACCCAGTGGAGGTGATCGCCAGCGGCCCCACCGTGGCCAGCGTCCACAGCGTGCAAGACTGCCTGCACATCCTCAATCACTACGGCCTTCGAGCTGCCCTGCCCCGTTCCGTGAAGACTGTGTTGGCTCAGTCTGACTCTGACCCTCACGGGCCGCACAGCTGTGGTCACGTGCTCAACGTGATCATTGGCTCAAATGCGCTGGCCCTGGCTGAGGCCCAGCGGCAGGCCGAGGCACTGGGGTACAGGGCGGTGGTGCTGAGCGCAGCCATACAGGGTGACGTGAAAAGTGTGGCCCGGTTCTACGGGTTGCTCACCCGAGTGGCCGGAGCCCACCTCACCCCGCCTGTGACTGGGGCCTCCGTGGAGGAGGAGGCACAACTCTGGGAGCTGGCAGCTGAGCTCCATCTCCCAGACCTGCAGCTCAAGGAGGCCCTGGAGGCCGTGGTGGAGGCTGGGGGCCCTGTCTGCCTGTTGGCTGGTGGTGAGCCCACCGTGCAGTTGCAGGGCTCAGGAAAGGGTGGCCGGAACCAGGAACTGGCTCTGCGTGTCGGAGCAGAGCTGGGACAACGGCCACTGGGGCCTCTGGAGGTGCTGTTTTTGAGTGGTGGCACCGATGGACAGGATGGGCCCACAGAGGCAGCTGGGGCCTGGGTCGTGCCTGAGCTTGCCAGCCAGGCTGCTGCTGAGGGCCTGGACGTGGCTGCCTTCCTATCCCGCAATGACTCTCATACCTTCTTCCGCTGCTTCCGAGGCGGGGCGCACCTGCTGCACTCGGGGCTGACTGGGACCAATGTCATGGATGCCCACCTCCTGTTCCTGCGGCCGCGGTGA
- the GLYCTK gene encoding glycerate kinase isoform X3, which yields MAAAAEELLGQHLVQGVISVPKGIRAAMEHAGKQEMLLKPHSCVQVFEGAEDNLPDRDALRAAVAIRQLAEGLTADDLLLVLISGGGSALLPAPIPPVTLEEKQTLTKLLAARGANIQELNTIRKALSQLKGGGLAQAAYPAQVVSLILSDVVGDPVEVIASGPTVASVHSVQDCLHILNHYGLRAALPRSVKTVLAQSDSDPHGPHSCGHVLNVIIGSNALALAEAQRQAEALGYRAVVLSAAIQGDVKSVARFYGLLTRVAGAHLTPPVTGASVEEEAQLWELAAELHLPDLQLKEALEAVVEAGGPVCLLAGGEPTVQLQGSGKGGRNQELALRVGAELGQRPLGPLEVLFLSGGTDGQDGPTEAAGAWVVPELASQAAAEGLDVAAFLSRNDSHTFFRCFRGGAHLLHSGLTGTNVMDAHLLFLRPR from the exons ATGGCAGCTGCAGCTGAGGAGCTCCTGGGCCAGCATCTCGTGCAGGGTGTGATCAGCGTGCCCAAGGGGATTCGTGCTGCCATGGAGCATGCTGGCAAGCA ggAGATGCTGCTGAAGCCACACAGCTGTGTCCAGGTATTTGAGGGTGCAGAGGACAACCTGCCAGACCGAGATGCACTTCGGGCTGCAGTGGCCATCCGGCAGCTGGCTGAAGGTCTCACAGCTGACGATCTCCTGCTTGTACTCATCTCAG GTGGGGGCTCAGCCTTGCTCCCTGCCCCTATTCCGCCTGTGACACTGGAAGAAAAGCAGACACTCACCAAGCTGCTGGCAGCCCGTGGAGCCAACATCCAGGAGCTGAACACCATCCGGAAGGCCTTGTCCCAGCTCAAGGGTGGGGGGCTGGCTCAGGCTGCCTACCCTGCCCAG GTGGTGAGCCTGATTTTGTCAGACGTGGTGGGGGACCCAGTGGAGGTGATCGCCAGCGGCCCCACCGTGGCCAGCGTCCACAGCGTGCAAGACTGCCTGCACATCCTCAATCACTACGGCCTTCGAGCTGCCCTGCCCCGTTCCGTGAAGACTGTGTTGGCTCAGTCTGACTCTGACCCTCACGGGCCGCACAGCTGTGGTCACGTGCTCAACGTGATCATTGGCTCAAATGCGCTGGCCCTGGCTGAGGCCCAGCGGCAGGCCGAGGCACTGGGGTACAGGGCGGTGGTGCTGAGCGCAGCCATACAGGGTGACGTGAAAAGTGTGGCCCGGTTCTACGGGTTGCTCACCCGAGTGGCCGGAGCCCACCTCACCCCGCCTGTGACTGGGGCCTCCGTGGAGGAGGAGGCACAACTCTGGGAGCTGGCAGCTGAGCTCCATCTCCCAGACCTGCAGCTCAAGGAGGCCCTGGAGGCCGTGGTGGAGGCTGGGGGCCCTGTCTGCCTGTTGGCTGGTGGTGAGCCCACCGTGCAGTTGCAGGGCTCAGGAAAGGGTGGCCGGAACCAGGAACTGGCTCTGCGTGTCGGAGCAGAGCTGGGACAACGGCCACTGGGGCCTCTGGAGGTGCTGTTTTTGAGTGGTGGCACCGATGGACAGGATGGGCCCACAGAGGCAGCTGGGGCCTGGGTCGTGCCTGAGCTTGCCAGCCAGGCTGCTGCTGAGGGCCTGGACGTGGCTGCCTTCCTATCCCGCAATGACTCTCATACCTTCTTCCGCTGCTTCCGAGGCGGGGCGCACCTGCTGCACTCGGGGCTGACTGGGACCAATGTCATGGATGCCCACCTCCTGTTCCTGCGGCCGCGGTGA
- the GLYCTK gene encoding glycerate kinase isoform X4, with amino-acid sequence MLLKPHSCVQVFEGAEDNLPDRDALRAAVAIRQLAEGLTADDLLLVLISGGGSALLPAPIPPVTLEEKQTLTKLLAARGANIQELNTIRKALSQLKGGGLAQAAYPAQVVSLILSDVVGDPVEVIASGPTVASVHSVQDCLHILNHYGLRAALPRSVKTVLAQSDSDPHGPHSCGHVLNVIIGSNALALAEAQRQAEALGYRAVVLSAAIQGDVKSVARFYGLLTRVAGAHLTPPVTGASVEEEAQLWELAAELHLPDLQLKEALEAVVEAGGPVCLLAGGEPTVQLQGSGKGGRNQELALRVGAELGQRPLGPLEVLFLSGGTDGQDGPTEAAGAWVVPELASQAAAEGLDVAAFLSRNDSHTFFRCFRGGAHLLHSGLTGTNVMDAHLLFLRPR; translated from the exons ATGCTGCTGAAGCCACACAGCTGTGTCCAGGTATTTGAGGGTGCAGAGGACAACCTGCCAGACCGAGATGCACTTCGGGCTGCAGTGGCCATCCGGCAGCTGGCTGAAGGTCTCACAGCTGACGATCTCCTGCTTGTACTCATCTCAG GTGGGGGCTCAGCCTTGCTCCCTGCCCCTATTCCGCCTGTGACACTGGAAGAAAAGCAGACACTCACCAAGCTGCTGGCAGCCCGTGGAGCCAACATCCAGGAGCTGAACACCATCCGGAAGGCCTTGTCCCAGCTCAAGGGTGGGGGGCTGGCTCAGGCTGCCTACCCTGCCCAG GTGGTGAGCCTGATTTTGTCAGACGTGGTGGGGGACCCAGTGGAGGTGATCGCCAGCGGCCCCACCGTGGCCAGCGTCCACAGCGTGCAAGACTGCCTGCACATCCTCAATCACTACGGCCTTCGAGCTGCCCTGCCCCGTTCCGTGAAGACTGTGTTGGCTCAGTCTGACTCTGACCCTCACGGGCCGCACAGCTGTGGTCACGTGCTCAACGTGATCATTGGCTCAAATGCGCTGGCCCTGGCTGAGGCCCAGCGGCAGGCCGAGGCACTGGGGTACAGGGCGGTGGTGCTGAGCGCAGCCATACAGGGTGACGTGAAAAGTGTGGCCCGGTTCTACGGGTTGCTCACCCGAGTGGCCGGAGCCCACCTCACCCCGCCTGTGACTGGGGCCTCCGTGGAGGAGGAGGCACAACTCTGGGAGCTGGCAGCTGAGCTCCATCTCCCAGACCTGCAGCTCAAGGAGGCCCTGGAGGCCGTGGTGGAGGCTGGGGGCCCTGTCTGCCTGTTGGCTGGTGGTGAGCCCACCGTGCAGTTGCAGGGCTCAGGAAAGGGTGGCCGGAACCAGGAACTGGCTCTGCGTGTCGGAGCAGAGCTGGGACAACGGCCACTGGGGCCTCTGGAGGTGCTGTTTTTGAGTGGTGGCACCGATGGACAGGATGGGCCCACAGAGGCAGCTGGGGCCTGGGTCGTGCCTGAGCTTGCCAGCCAGGCTGCTGCTGAGGGCCTGGACGTGGCTGCCTTCCTATCCCGCAATGACTCTCATACCTTCTTCCGCTGCTTCCGAGGCGGGGCGCACCTGCTGCACTCGGGGCTGACTGGGACCAATGTCATGGATGCCCACCTCCTGTTCCTGCGGCCGCGGTGA